A stretch of Clostridia bacterium DNA encodes these proteins:
- the secD gene encoding protein translocase subunit SecD codes for MSNNRSAVSVALITTIIILCGIFLTKPLLQHIGLGLDLQGGVHVVLEAVPDEGEEVSTDEMKQLQAVMRERIDELGVSEPIIQLSGNDRLVVELAGIDNPEKAVEIIGKTAKLEFVTIDGDVIVTGDMLKEAKAVINSKSQPEINIEFDSEGAALFAEATSQLVSLYPSNDERRVIAIVLDDEVLTVPHVNTAITNGVASISGGFAEFEDAADLASLLRAGALPVGTQIVEKRTVGPSLGSDSLESSTTAIIIGLSLLALFMLVVYRLPGLMADITLIVFGLLLLLGLVAVGAVLTLPGLAGILLTVAMAADANIIIFERIKDEIRNGKSLRASVEAGFRRAFWTIFDSNLTTIIGAAVLFQFGTGSIRGFALTLTLGIVANMITALLLTRFVLRLVVKIPSLQNIAYYGVSRKGVEKID; via the coding sequence ATGTCAAATAACAGAAGTGCCGTATCAGTTGCTCTGATTACGACTATTATTATCCTCTGTGGCATCTTCTTGACCAAACCATTACTTCAACATATCGGTTTGGGATTGGACCTTCAAGGTGGAGTACACGTAGTATTGGAAGCGGTACCTGATGAAGGTGAAGAAGTAAGCACGGATGAAATGAAACAGCTGCAAGCTGTTATGCGGGAGCGTATTGATGAACTTGGCGTTAGTGAGCCAATCATTCAGCTGTCCGGTAATGACCGCTTGGTAGTAGAGTTGGCAGGTATTGATAATCCTGAAAAGGCAGTTGAAATTATTGGTAAAACTGCAAAATTGGAATTTGTAACCATTGATGGTGATGTTATCGTAACGGGTGACATGCTTAAAGAGGCGAAAGCCGTCATCAACAGCAAAAGTCAACCTGAGATAAATATTGAATTTGATAGCGAAGGAGCAGCCCTATTCGCTGAGGCAACTAGTCAGTTAGTGTCTCTATACCCTAGTAATGACGAGAGACGTGTGATTGCTATTGTATTAGATGATGAGGTGCTTACCGTACCACATGTCAATACGGCAATTACCAATGGGGTAGCTTCAATTAGTGGAGGCTTTGCAGAATTTGAAGATGCAGCAGATTTGGCTTCATTACTTCGTGCAGGTGCACTACCTGTGGGCACACAAATCGTAGAGAAAAGAACAGTAGGACCTTCTTTGGGATCTGATTCACTGGAAAGCTCTACAACGGCCATTATTATTGGTTTATCCTTGTTGGCTTTGTTTATGCTAGTTGTGTATCGTTTACCAGGACTCATGGCTGACATAACCTTGATTGTTTTTGGCTTGCTACTACTGTTAGGTTTGGTAGCAGTGGGGGCAGTTCTAACCTTACCTGGACTAGCCGGTATACTGTTGACGGTAGCGATGGCAGCTGATGCTAATATCATTATCTTTGAAAGAATCAAGGATGAAATCCGCAATGGTAAAAGTCTTCGGGCTTCAGTTGAAGCTGGTTTCCGTAGAGCCTTTTGGACAATCTTTGACTCTAACTTAACTACGATTATTGGAGCGGCAGTATTGTTCCAGTTCGGAACAGGCTCAATTCGTGGCTTTGCGCTGACTCTGACCTTGGGTATTGTTGCCAATATGATTACAGCACTTCTGCTGACACGGTTTGTATTGCGCTTGGTCGTAAAGATTCCTTCCTTGCAGAATATCGCCTATTATGGTGTAAGTAGGAAAGGAGTTGAGAAAATTGACTAA
- the yajC gene encoding preprotein translocase subunit YajC, which translates to MDQTMGLVVYIAFFIGLIYLMIIRPQKKEKARKEALMTSLQKGADIVTYSGIHGTVTSIDSNKGIIVVNVAKGVEITMEKAAVARVLETKEAE; encoded by the coding sequence ATGGATCAAACAATGGGATTGGTAGTGTACATCGCGTTCTTTATAGGATTAATCTATCTGATGATCATCAGACCTCAGAAAAAAGAGAAAGCTAGAAAAGAAGCATTGATGACTTCCTTGCAGAAGGGTGCAGATATTGTAACTTATTCGGGGATACACGGAACGGTTACCAGTATCGACAGCAATAAAGGAATAATTGTAGTTAATGTTGCCAAAGGCGTAGAGATTACAATGGAAAAAGCTGCTGTAGCACGAGTATTGGAAACGAAAGAAGCTGAATAA
- the tgt gene encoding tRNA guanosine(34) transglycosylase Tgt, with protein MRCLLNNGGKKVSFGYKVEKKSKNTRARLGKISTVHGEIETPVFMPVGTQATVKTMTPKDLEEVNASIILSNTYHLYLRPGNQLIKQAGGLHTFMHWDKPILTDSGGFQVFSLNAINKVEEDGVHFRSHIDGSKHFIDPEKSMQIQMDLGSDIAMAFDQCAPYPCSYEETKGALDRTTRWAKRCLDFHSHEYQALFGIVQGGMYKDLRTQSAHEICSMDFPGFAIGGLSVGEPKEMYFDLLDHTIDLLPEDKPRYVMGVGTPDYLLRGALMGVDMCDCVLPTRIARNGGAMTSEGYFSIRKAKFRDDFSPLDHECDCYTCRNFSRAYLRHLVKAEEITGFHLLSIHNLHFLINMMKGLRESIKEEREIEYTENFLRKYYKEDIKK; from the coding sequence ATGCGATGTTTATTGAATAATGGAGGAAAGAAAGTGAGTTTTGGCTATAAGGTAGAAAAGAAAAGCAAAAATACTCGGGCTCGTTTGGGTAAAATAAGCACTGTACATGGTGAGATTGAAACACCCGTATTTATGCCAGTGGGGACGCAGGCAACAGTGAAAACCATGACTCCAAAAGATTTGGAGGAGGTAAATGCGTCAATCATACTATCCAATACCTACCATCTTTATCTTCGCCCTGGCAATCAACTGATTAAGCAAGCTGGGGGGTTACATACGTTTATGCATTGGGATAAACCAATTCTGACGGATTCTGGTGGCTTTCAAGTATTCAGCTTAAATGCTATTAATAAAGTTGAAGAGGATGGAGTTCATTTCCGCTCCCATATCGACGGCTCCAAGCATTTCATCGACCCAGAGAAGTCCATGCAAATCCAAATGGATTTGGGCTCAGATATTGCAATGGCATTCGACCAGTGTGCTCCTTATCCATGCAGTTATGAAGAGACAAAGGGAGCTTTGGACCGTACAACCCGTTGGGCTAAGCGTTGCTTAGACTTTCACAGTCATGAATACCAAGCTCTTTTTGGTATCGTCCAAGGTGGTATGTATAAGGATTTGCGCACCCAAAGTGCCCATGAAATATGTTCCATGGATTTTCCTGGCTTTGCCATTGGTGGATTAAGCGTAGGAGAACCAAAGGAAATGTATTTTGATTTGTTGGATCACACAATTGACCTTTTACCTGAAGACAAACCTAGATATGTGATGGGCGTGGGGACACCAGACTATCTTCTTAGAGGTGCCTTGATGGGTGTGGACATGTGTGATTGTGTTTTACCAACGCGCATAGCCAGAAATGGTGGCGCAATGACTAGTGAAGGCTATTTTTCTATTCGCAAAGCCAAATTTAGAGATGATTTTTCACCTCTTGACCACGAATGCGATTGTTATACTTGCCGTAATTTTAGTCGGGCCTATTTGAGACATTTAGTGAAAGCGGAGGAAATAACGGGATTCCACTTGTTGAGCATTCATAATTTGCATTTCCTAATCAATATGATGAAAGGTTTACGGGAATCTATCAAGGAAGAACGGGAAATAGAGTACACAGAAAACTTCTTGCGAAAGTATTATAAGGAAGACATAAAAAAATAG
- the queA gene encoding tRNA preQ1(34) S-adenosylmethionine ribosyltransferase-isomerase QueA, producing MKVEDFDYELPHDRIAQTPVEPRDSSRLMVINKENKSIEHKVFRDIEDYLHQGDVLVLNNTKVIPARIFGKKSTGANIEIMLLKNLGNDEWEALARPGKRVKKGVELTFGDRLSCVCTGIDEASGSRFIKFKYDGVFEEILDEIGLMPLPPYITEKLENKERYQTVYAKYDGSAAAPTAGLHFTKSLMKRLQDKGVILCEVVLHVGLGTFRPVKVDTIEDHKMHTEYYEVPQKTADILQKAKDEKRRVIAVGTTSVRTLESLMRDEGKIKAHKGDTDIFIYPGYEYKLVDAIITNFHLPKSTLIMLVSAFAGRELVMKAYQEAVEKEYRFFSFGDAMFIE from the coding sequence ATGAAAGTAGAGGATTTCGACTACGAACTGCCACACGATAGGATTGCACAGACTCCGGTTGAACCCCGGGATTCATCGCGGCTTATGGTAATCAATAAAGAAAATAAAAGTATTGAACATAAGGTCTTTCGAGATATTGAAGACTATTTACACCAGGGTGATGTATTGGTTTTAAACAATACCAAAGTTATTCCAGCCCGCATTTTTGGCAAGAAAAGTACCGGTGCGAACATAGAGATCATGTTATTAAAAAATTTGGGCAATGATGAGTGGGAAGCGTTAGCAAGACCTGGGAAGAGAGTGAAAAAGGGCGTAGAACTGACCTTTGGAGATCGTCTTAGCTGTGTATGTACTGGGATTGATGAGGCTAGTGGGTCCCGCTTTATAAAATTCAAATATGATGGTGTTTTTGAAGAAATTTTGGATGAAATTGGTTTGATGCCACTGCCACCATATATTACGGAGAAACTTGAAAATAAGGAACGGTATCAGACCGTTTATGCGAAATACGATGGCTCTGCCGCGGCACCAACAGCAGGACTACATTTTACAAAAAGCCTAATGAAACGTTTACAAGATAAGGGCGTGATACTGTGTGAAGTAGTTTTGCACGTAGGTTTAGGTACTTTTAGACCTGTAAAAGTAGATACCATCGAGGACCATAAGATGCATACTGAATATTATGAGGTTCCTCAGAAAACGGCAGATATTTTGCAAAAAGCAAAAGACGAAAAGAGACGAGTTATTGCGGTCGGAACGACTAGTGTTCGAACCCTAGAGTCTCTAATGCGTGATGAAGGGAAGATTAAAGCTCATAAAGGAGATACAGATATATTTATCTATCCAGGTTATGAGTATAAATTGGTAGATGCGATAATTACAAATTTCCATTTACCAAAATCTACCTTGATTATGTTGGTTAGTGCTTTTGCGGGACGTGAATTGGTAATGAAAGCATACCAGGAAGCTGTCGAGAAAGAGTACCGCTTTTTTAGTTTTGGCGATGCGATGTTTATTGAATAA
- a CDS encoding Glu/Leu/Phe/Val dehydrogenase: protein MKEYNPYDQMLHTLDVAAELLGIEESDYNFLRYPERELKVSIPITMDNGTVKVFEGFRVQHSSVRGPCKGGIRYHQNVDLDEVKALAAWMSLKCAVVNIPYGGGKGGVQVDPSTLSENELRRLTRRYTAGILPLIGPEKDIPAPDVNTNGQIMAWIMDTYSMFKGYSVPGVVTGKPLAVGGSLGRPEATGRGVMFAAREILKKQGKELKGTRVAVQGYGNVGRTAARLMCDEGCKIVAIGDVSASFYCADGFDIDAVNDYWNAHDCLLKGYEAPGVVEIKHNELLTCDCEVLVPAALENQITAEVAKNMKATIIVEGANGPTASEADTILEEKNITVVPDILANAGGVVVSYFEWVQNIQSLMWDEDEVNRNLEKIMIRSFNEVWESAKQKNCTLRTGAYMVAMNRLVEARRIRGVFP from the coding sequence ATGAAGGAGTATAACCCTTATGACCAGATGCTACACACTTTAGATGTAGCTGCTGAACTTTTGGGGATTGAAGAAAGTGACTATAACTTCCTTCGTTATCCAGAACGCGAACTGAAAGTATCCATACCAATTACTATGGATAATGGAACGGTAAAAGTCTTTGAAGGATTCCGTGTACAACATTCTAGTGTACGTGGACCTTGTAAAGGTGGTATCCGCTATCATCAGAACGTCGACTTGGATGAAGTGAAGGCCTTAGCTGCTTGGATGTCCCTGAAATGTGCAGTTGTAAATATCCCTTATGGTGGTGGTAAAGGCGGAGTTCAAGTTGACCCCAGCACTTTATCAGAGAATGAGCTGAGACGCTTAACAAGAAGATACACTGCAGGCATTTTGCCTTTGATTGGACCAGAAAAAGATATCCCAGCTCCAGACGTAAATACCAATGGACAAATTATGGCTTGGATAATGGACACATACAGCATGTTCAAGGGCTATTCAGTTCCCGGTGTTGTAACTGGTAAGCCGTTAGCTGTAGGAGGATCATTAGGAAGACCTGAAGCTACGGGCCGTGGTGTTATGTTTGCAGCTAGAGAGATTCTTAAGAAGCAAGGTAAAGAGCTAAAAGGTACGAGAGTAGCTGTTCAAGGTTATGGAAATGTTGGCCGGACTGCTGCACGTCTGATGTGCGACGAAGGTTGTAAAATTGTTGCAATTGGCGATGTATCTGCTTCTTTTTACTGTGCAGATGGATTCGACATTGATGCAGTAAATGATTACTGGAATGCCCATGATTGCCTATTGAAAGGCTATGAAGCACCAGGTGTTGTAGAAATCAAGCATAATGAACTGCTAACTTGTGACTGTGAAGTCCTTGTTCCAGCAGCATTAGAGAATCAGATTACTGCAGAAGTTGCTAAAAACATGAAAGCAACGATTATTGTAGAAGGTGCTAATGGACCGACTGCAAGTGAAGCCGATACGATATTGGAAGAAAAGAATATCACCGTAGTTCCAGATATTCTTGCCAATGCAGGTGGCGTGGTTGTTTCCTATTTTGAGTGGGTTCAAAACATCCAGTCTTTAATGTGGGACGAAGATGAAGTAAACCGCAATCTTGAGAAGATTATGATTCGCAGCTTTAATGAAGTTTGGGAATCTGCGAAACAAAAAAATTGCACTTTGAGAACGGGTGCCTATATGGTAGCCATGAATCGTCTAGTTGAAGCAAGACGCATCCGTGGAGTATTCCCGTAA
- the fusA gene encoding elongation factor G, translating into MKVFQSEKIRNVGLVSHGGAGKTSLAEALLYNVEMTNRLGKVDEGNTVLDYLPEETKRNMTVFLAMAPIEWKECKINLIDTPGYADFAGEIQCALRAVDALIFNVCAVSGVEIRTEMIWEEADNYNLPRIVYINKMDRDNADFYRTLADLRHKFTKRRLVPLQFPIGSGDDFEGIVDLLTMRAVKWDRPSHSWKELDIPLEYQESIKKHHLELVEAAAEGDDELLMRYLDGEELSTEDLLEGLQKASKKGEVVPILCGSATQNIATAPLLNKIVDYFPSPVESAKTTSVEYGLSTDGFAGIVFKTISDNFIGKISFIRIVSGTLKKDMLLYNSDKENEEKVPHLYTALGKDLQEIDEARAGDIVCLTKLTSTVTGDTLCTKDNIVNLEKIAFPSPNYAKAIQPKSKDDEDKLGNAFEKLLEEDPSLAIIRNKETHETTVNGMGNMHIDVMVSRLERKFGVEVVLSDPIIPYRETITQSVQKVEGKHKKQSGGHGQYGHVYINIEPLFDGDFEFEETIFGGSVPRNYIPAVEKGVREAMEHGVLAGYPMTRIKVTLTDGSYHSVDSSEMAFKMAGSLALRAAVAKASPVLLEPIVKVAVTVPETYMGDIMGDLNTKRGKILGMEAKGSKQTISALAPLSEMCKYAIDLKSLTQGKGAFTMDFDSYDIVPNNLVSKIVEDKKHLDEEASNH; encoded by the coding sequence ATGAAAGTATTTCAATCAGAAAAAATTAGAAATGTAGGCTTAGTTTCCCATGGCGGGGCGGGTAAGACATCCCTGGCCGAAGCACTCCTTTACAACGTTGAGATGACCAATCGACTGGGAAAGGTAGATGAAGGCAATACCGTGCTTGATTACCTTCCGGAAGAGACTAAGAGGAATATGACTGTATTTCTTGCCATGGCTCCCATAGAATGGAAAGAATGCAAAATTAATTTAATTGACACACCAGGGTATGCCGATTTTGCTGGAGAAATCCAATGTGCTTTGCGAGCAGTTGATGCTCTAATTTTCAATGTATGTGCCGTTTCCGGTGTCGAAATTCGAACTGAGATGATTTGGGAAGAGGCAGATAATTATAATCTACCTCGTATAGTATATATCAACAAAATGGACAGAGATAACGCGGACTTCTATAGAACCTTAGCGGACTTGAGGCATAAATTTACCAAAAGAAGACTTGTGCCCCTACAATTCCCCATCGGAAGTGGTGACGATTTTGAAGGCATTGTCGACCTGCTTACTATGAGGGCAGTTAAATGGGATCGTCCAAGTCATAGCTGGAAAGAATTGGATATCCCCTTGGAATACCAAGAAAGTATTAAAAAGCATCATCTGGAGCTAGTTGAGGCAGCTGCCGAAGGAGACGATGAGCTTTTGATGCGCTATCTAGACGGTGAAGAACTGTCTACGGAGGACCTATTGGAAGGATTGCAAAAAGCTTCCAAAAAAGGTGAAGTTGTTCCTATTCTATGTGGTTCTGCAACACAGAATATTGCAACTGCTCCTCTACTGAATAAAATTGTGGACTATTTCCCCTCACCTGTTGAATCAGCTAAAACTACATCCGTTGAATATGGACTATCAACAGATGGATTTGCAGGCATTGTATTCAAAACCATTTCTGATAACTTCATCGGTAAAATTTCATTCATTCGAATCGTATCCGGAACCCTAAAAAAAGATATGCTACTATACAATTCTGATAAGGAGAATGAAGAAAAAGTTCCTCATCTCTATACTGCTCTTGGCAAAGACCTGCAGGAAATTGACGAAGCTAGAGCTGGCGATATTGTCTGCCTAACTAAACTAACTAGCACCGTAACAGGAGACACTCTTTGCACTAAAGATAATATTGTAAATCTTGAGAAAATCGCCTTCCCATCACCAAATTATGCCAAAGCAATTCAGCCTAAAAGTAAAGATGATGAAGATAAATTGGGAAATGCTTTTGAAAAGTTGCTAGAAGAAGATCCCTCTCTTGCTATCATCCGAAACAAAGAAACCCATGAAACTACTGTAAATGGTATGGGAAACATGCATATCGATGTAATGGTTTCTCGGCTGGAAAGAAAGTTTGGTGTCGAAGTTGTTTTAAGCGATCCAATCATTCCTTATCGCGAGACCATCACTCAATCAGTTCAAAAAGTGGAAGGGAAACATAAAAAACAATCGGGTGGTCATGGCCAATATGGACATGTATACATCAATATTGAGCCCCTCTTTGATGGCGATTTTGAATTTGAAGAAACCATATTTGGTGGTTCTGTTCCCCGAAACTATATCCCTGCTGTTGAAAAAGGTGTCCGTGAAGCTATGGAGCATGGCGTCTTAGCTGGATATCCTATGACCAGAATCAAAGTTACTTTAACAGATGGTTCATACCACTCAGTGGATTCTTCGGAGATGGCTTTTAAAATGGCTGGTTCTCTGGCCCTTAGAGCAGCAGTCGCCAAGGCTTCCCCCGTACTATTAGAACCTATCGTTAAGGTTGCAGTAACAGTTCCAGAAACATACATGGGAGATATCATGGGGGACCTCAACACCAAGCGTGGTAAAATACTAGGTATGGAAGCCAAAGGTAGCAAACAAACTATCTCGGCGTTAGCCCCTCTTTCTGAAATGTGTAAATATGCAATCGATCTTAAATCTCTAACACAAGGTAAGGGAGCTTTCACCATGGATTTTGATAGCTACGATATTGTACCCAATAATTTGGTTTCGAAAATCGTGGAAGATAAAAAGCACCTCGATGAAGAAGCATCCAATCACTAA
- a CDS encoding leucine-rich repeat domain-containing protein — protein MTRMGKHKGFTLIELIVVIVIVGILASVTVPRLFGFTERAKISVDQSTVGLLNTLTPIYRISNESSDPFEDETKSNTELINILVEDGYLSSFVEPQSKDATFAWMLDDERWYLLFPDSFYVISSEDGLSVSNGLLGAWNGSQTYSGSSKDIVIPNSLDGVVLKMIGQNAFKDKGLVAVSFQEGSQVVQIHAHAFQDNNIASVTIPDSVERIDLWSFKDNNLTEIKLPSSLQKIEQKAFAGNDLNKITIGSEVSDIGTEALGEHTDEFKQVYSSQGAGTYIWNGESWIKQGN, from the coding sequence ATGACCAGAATGGGCAAACATAAGGGCTTTACACTGATAGAATTAATTGTTGTTATCGTTATAGTGGGCATACTAGCTTCCGTTACAGTTCCAAGGCTATTTGGATTTACTGAACGTGCTAAAATCTCTGTTGACCAGTCTACTGTTGGGCTTTTAAATACCCTGACACCAATATATCGGATTAGTAATGAATCATCGGATCCTTTTGAGGATGAAACCAAAAGCAACACAGAATTGATAAACATATTGGTAGAAGATGGTTATTTGAGTTCCTTTGTAGAACCACAAAGTAAAGATGCTACCTTTGCCTGGATGCTTGATGACGAAAGGTGGTATTTACTGTTTCCGGATTCATTTTATGTTATTTCTTCAGAGGACGGGTTAAGTGTATCGAATGGCCTTCTTGGTGCTTGGAATGGAAGCCAAACGTATTCTGGGAGTTCAAAGGATATCGTTATTCCTAATTCACTAGATGGGGTTGTCTTAAAAATGATCGGGCAAAATGCTTTTAAAGACAAAGGACTTGTGGCAGTATCTTTTCAGGAAGGAAGTCAGGTTGTCCAAATTCACGCCCATGCCTTCCAAGATAATAATATCGCGAGTGTTACGATTCCTGATTCGGTAGAGAGGATCGATTTGTGGTCATTTAAGGATAATAATTTGACCGAGATTAAACTTCCATCGAGTCTTCAAAAGATAGAGCAAAAGGCGTTTGCTGGGAATGACTTAAATAAAATTACGATTGGTTCAGAAGTAAGTGATATTGGGACAGAAGCATTAGGTGAGCATACGGATGAATTCAAGCAAGTGTATTCCTCGCAAGGTGCTGGAACGTATATTTGGAATGGAGAGAGTTGGATTAAGCAAGGAAACTGA
- a CDS encoding SDR family oxidoreductase, which translates to MEKIAIVTGAGNGIGAATAKKFASEGIKVAVVDIAEAQAQKVADEIKKAGGEAIAVRCDVSKKADVESCIEQVEKEFGVPTILINNAGIGGPFHRVDEVTEEEFDLVFGVNIKSVYLFTHNLLPKMKELGFGRIVNTASIQGMYGSPGSSSYVATKHAVIGYTRTIAAEWGKYGITCNAVCPGYVQTAMGAQDDAVDDYTKKVMSMTPTHTIAKPEELAEMMFFLIEQAYMNGSVNVMDGGITCHVGIMDV; encoded by the coding sequence ATGGAGAAAATTGCAATCGTAACGGGAGCTGGTAATGGCATTGGAGCAGCTACCGCTAAGAAATTTGCTAGTGAGGGCATTAAAGTAGCTGTCGTGGATATCGCAGAAGCGCAAGCTCAGAAAGTAGCAGATGAGATTAAGAAGGCTGGTGGGGAGGCTATCGCAGTTCGTTGTGATGTATCCAAAAAGGCTGATGTAGAATCTTGTATTGAACAGGTAGAAAAGGAATTTGGCGTACCTACGATTCTTATTAATAATGCAGGTATCGGCGGCCCGTTCCATCGCGTGGATGAAGTCACTGAAGAAGAATTTGATCTTGTTTTTGGTGTAAATATTAAGAGCGTATATTTGTTTACACATAATCTGCTTCCCAAAATGAAAGAATTAGGGTTTGGTAGAATTGTGAACACAGCCTCTATTCAAGGAATGTATGGATCACCGGGCTCATCATCTTACGTTGCTACGAAACACGCTGTTATTGGCTATACGAGGACAATCGCTGCTGAATGGGGTAAATATGGTATAACCTGTAATGCTGTATGTCCAGGCTATGTACAAACGGCCATGGGTGCACAGGATGATGCGGTAGATGATTACACCAAGAAAGTTATGAGTATGACTCCAACCCATACCATAGCAAAACCAGAAGAATTGGCTGAAATGATGTTCTTTTTAATCGAACAAGCTTATATGAACGGGTCAGTCAATGTGATGGATGGTGGTATAACTTGTCATGTTGGAATTATGGATGTATAG
- a CDS encoding DUF4872 domain-containing protein — protein MFDQNNYRENISWGIMECLKQRNLIGHLTAPLIFGISGGIGIGYNLCDPRETDVVLTVGFRNGWNHKSLFIDKATERLGIEADILSTSSTSKAELWLDEALKQGPCLIWIDAYYINYLKVKQICAGCYGRVVQVVAKKDGNYILNDSGFQFSLTPEQLSMARMAIKNLKNRIWVLDNRQPVDVGKAIRTGIKDCVENMGSNSRSYAIPTLKKWSKSLIDNKSDTGWITMFSNRDKHYLLDCLIQCFLNINIFSDGGGYRYIYSKFLSESSQILNNRHLEQISKDYFRLGGLWAEFSYLALSDQYDSLANLRKLMKTRLTDIGKKGIHIDDAIDFNQKFRLVMNDAKKELEAVNLDTILGQMSESMYVIYEREKEAMEMLETVYQDELTSL, from the coding sequence ATGTTCGATCAGAATAATTATAGAGAAAATATTTCCTGGGGAATTATGGAATGTCTAAAACAAAGAAATTTGATAGGGCACCTCACTGCTCCTTTGATATTTGGCATTTCTGGAGGAATCGGAATCGGTTACAACTTGTGTGATCCTAGAGAAACGGATGTGGTTCTAACCGTTGGCTTTCGAAATGGATGGAACCATAAGAGCCTGTTTATCGATAAAGCGACAGAAAGGTTGGGCATCGAGGCAGATATTCTTTCAACGAGTAGTACTTCAAAAGCGGAACTATGGCTGGATGAAGCTTTGAAACAAGGACCCTGCTTGATTTGGATTGATGCTTATTATATTAACTATCTAAAAGTGAAACAGATTTGCGCTGGTTGCTATGGTAGAGTGGTTCAGGTTGTAGCTAAAAAAGATGGAAACTATATTCTAAACGACAGTGGATTTCAATTTTCTTTAACTCCTGAACAACTGAGCATGGCACGCATGGCCATAAAGAATTTAAAAAATAGAATTTGGGTTTTGGATAACAGGCAGCCGGTTGATGTTGGCAAAGCAATACGGACGGGCATCAAGGACTGTGTTGAGAACATGGGCTCTAATTCTAGAAGCTATGCGATTCCAACTTTAAAAAAATGGTCCAAGAGTTTAATTGATAATAAATCTGATACAGGTTGGATTACTATGTTTAGCAATCGAGACAAGCATTATCTTCTAGATTGTCTGATTCAATGTTTTCTAAATATTAATATTTTTAGCGATGGTGGAGGATATAGATATATATATTCAAAATTCTTGTCTGAGTCGTCACAGATACTCAACAACAGACATTTGGAGCAGATCAGCAAAGACTATTTTCGATTAGGAGGTCTATGGGCTGAGTTTTCATACTTGGCACTAAGCGACCAATACGACAGTCTTGCAAATCTGAGAAAACTGATGAAGACTAGACTGACAGATATCGGCAAGAAAGGAATCCATATCGACGATGCAATTGATTTTAATCAGAAGTTTCGTTTGGTAATGAATGATGCCAAAAAAGAACTGGAAGCAGTTAATTTAGATACTATTTTAGGTCAAATGAGTGAAAGTATGTATGTTATCTATGAGCGTGAGAAGGAAGCTATGGAAATGCTTGAGACGGTTTATCAGGATGAATTGACTAGTTTGTGA